TGAATGTACAGCACCTTTGAATCAGGGCTTACCTCCATAATGACCGAACCTGGCGTTAAACAAATTAATAAGGATAGGAGCGTAATTTCCAGATCTCCCTCCAAATCGGTTTCGACCTTGAAAATTCCCGGCTTGACATCGATTTTGGGACGGAGCACGTGCTTCATGACCATCATCGCAGAAATATTCAGCTCATGAATAAACAGAATGAACAGCTTGCCGACTGCGGCTAGCGTAAATAGATAAAACGGTTTTTTAAAGAATCGGCGGATGCACATTAAAATAAACAGACCAACAAAGTAACCGCTG
This portion of the Cohnella abietis genome encodes:
- a CDS encoding Na+/H+ antiporter subunit E — encoded protein: MPVQVLLNIFIAYLWMFLLEEMSILNFISGYFVGLFILMCIRRFFKKPFYLFTLAAVGKLFILFIHELNISAMMVMKHVLRPKIDVKPGIFKVETDLEGDLEITLLSLLICLTPGSVIMEVSPDSKVLYIHGLNMPESKDSVLKSKSVFEKAIKDVTRK